The following proteins are encoded in a genomic region of Phragmites australis chromosome 9, lpPhrAust1.1, whole genome shotgun sequence:
- the LOC133929328 gene encoding late embryogenesis abundant protein, group 3-like has translation MASRQDKASYQAGETKARTEEKTGHAMGATRDKAQEAKDRASDAAGHEAGKAGEATEAAKQKAAETAEAAKQKAAETAEAAKQKAAETTEATKQKDSAVAGKDKNGNVIQKATDQVKSAAVGAKDAVMSTLGMSGDKGETGNNNAKDSSPITRDQ, from the exons ATGGCTTCCCGCCAGGACAAGGCAAGCTACCAGGCCGGCGAGACCAAGGCCCGCACCGAG GAGAAGACGGGGCATGCGATGGGCGCGACCAGGGACAAGGCGCAGGAGGCGAAGGACCGGGCGTCGGACGCGGCGGGGCACGAGGCGGGCAAGGCCGGCGAGGCCACGGAGGCGGCCAAGCAGAAGGCCGCCGAGACAGCGGAGGCGGCCAAGCAGAAGGCCGCCGAGACAGCGGAGGCGGCCAAGCAGAAGGCCGCCGAGACAACGGAGGCCACCAAACAGAAGGACTCCGCCGTCGCCGGCAAGGACAAGAACGGCAACGTCATCCAGAAG GCCACTGACCAGGTGAAGAGCGCGGCGGTGGGCGCCAAGGACGCGGTGATGAGCACGCTGGGGATGAGCGGGGACAAAGGCGAGACCGGCAACAACAACGCCAAGGACTCCTCCCCCATCACCAGGGATCAGTAG